One window of the Ochrobactrum vermis genome contains the following:
- a CDS encoding DUF2195 family protein has translation MPRIIYGVVLSAWFCGIAVAEDVPGIAFENKLAACVTVTGEKSVVKANVLSVKAHFQIHKPIGDCGCFSARVAYSSSIDMEGVPEFLQQGIIPINKDAVKTLVLASEASLVGDREINVQLVCARPT, from the coding sequence ATGCCCAGAATAATCTACGGTGTAGTTCTATCAGCATGGTTCTGCGGAATAGCTGTCGCTGAGGATGTTCCTGGCATCGCTTTTGAAAACAAACTGGCCGCGTGCGTGACGGTCACAGGAGAGAAATCTGTCGTAAAAGCGAATGTCCTCTCAGTGAAAGCCCATTTTCAAATACACAAGCCTATCGGTGACTGTGGATGCTTTTCGGCCCGGGTAGCCTATTCGAGCAGCATCGATATGGAAGGTGTGCCAGAATTTCTGCAGCAAGGCATTATTCCAATCAACAAGGATGCGGTGAAGACGCTCGTTCTTGCGAGCGAGGCAAGTTTGGTTGGCGATCGAGAAATCAACGTCCAGTTGGTTTGCGCAAGACCCACATAG
- a CDS encoding SH3 domain-containing protein: MNWIFGAVALFILTRLFGNDTPTPVSPPDAVQPQTTVQATEQAPQHLGFVQATTHRLTNQPPPSADQHPFIGKGLYSTTKVNMRSEPSLTARVITVIDRGRRVQVMNYRSGWFSVTYGNRTGWISELYLAENPPPVTQKLVSVPRIMEPPAATRLAPTRRSGQPVRSPYIGTCDCPYDVMRNGRSCGGRSAYSRPGGRSPVCYR, encoded by the coding sequence ATGAACTGGATATTTGGGGCAGTTGCCCTGTTCATTCTCACGAGACTTTTCGGGAATGACACGCCGACCCCAGTATCGCCACCAGACGCAGTTCAACCACAGACTACAGTCCAGGCAACCGAGCAGGCTCCGCAGCATTTAGGCTTCGTGCAGGCGACAACTCACCGACTGACAAACCAGCCACCGCCATCGGCTGACCAGCACCCTTTCATCGGAAAGGGGCTATATTCGACCACCAAGGTAAATATGAGATCCGAGCCGTCATTAACCGCACGGGTCATTACGGTTATCGATAGAGGTAGAAGAGTGCAGGTTATGAACTATCGTTCCGGATGGTTCAGCGTCACTTACGGCAATCGAACGGGATGGATTTCCGAGCTATACTTGGCCGAAAATCCACCGCCTGTAACGCAAAAGCTGGTTTCAGTCCCTCGAATAATGGAGCCGCCTGCTGCAACTCGATTGGCTCCGACGCGCCGATCAGGTCAACCTGTTCGGTCTCCATATATTGGCACGTGTGATTGCCCGTATGACGTTATGCGGAATGGCCGTTCGTGTGGGGGACGGAGCGCCTATAGCCGTCCAGGCGGACGTAGCCCCGTTTGCTACCGCTAA
- a CDS encoding HigA family addiction module antitoxin — translation MTSILPPVHPGEILREEYLIPLGMSAGALARNLNVPRTRIERLATEQTAVTPDTALRLAKFFRTTPEFWMNMQSSYDLKTEAVAIQDQLLAIHELKAA, via the coding sequence ATGACCAGTATATTGCCCCCGGTCCATCCCGGCGAAATTCTTCGGGAAGAGTATCTCATCCCGCTTGGGATGAGTGCAGGTGCGCTTGCCAGGAATCTGAATGTCCCTCGCACTCGCATTGAGCGTCTGGCGACAGAACAGACCGCCGTTACACCTGATACGGCTCTGCGCCTTGCAAAGTTCTTCCGGACCACGCCCGAATTCTGGATGAATATGCAGTCAAGTTACGACCTTAAAACGGAGGCAGTAGCCATTCAGGATCAACTCTTAGCTATCCATGAACTGAAAGCGGCCTGA
- a CDS encoding transposase, with product MADETIAAVNETPVEVRTAEPVSTTKKTRAPRKKAEPKPVKAAAAPAAKTTRVAAKSAPIEAEPPTRTIKKYTPEQRASILAAVERATKGGKTTLKAALQQLEVSEQTYYNWKNAAGKTALVAAKAKTKAGASDDLKALIALEAENLKLRQELAAKLRAENEELRRRLGQA from the coding sequence ATGGCAGACGAAACCATTGCAGCAGTAAACGAGACGCCAGTTGAGGTAAGAACCGCCGAGCCGGTGAGTACCACGAAGAAAACTCGTGCGCCTCGCAAAAAAGCAGAGCCCAAGCCTGTAAAGGCGGCTGCAGCACCTGCCGCTAAAACGACCAGGGTCGCGGCAAAATCAGCCCCCATTGAAGCTGAGCCACCCACCCGCACGATCAAGAAGTATACTCCCGAACAACGCGCTTCAATTCTTGCTGCCGTTGAAAGGGCGACCAAAGGCGGCAAGACCACACTGAAAGCCGCACTGCAGCAGTTGGAAGTCAGCGAACAGACTTATTACAACTGGAAAAATGCCGCTGGCAAAACAGCACTTGTCGCAGCAAAGGCAAAAACGAAAGCGGGGGCGAGCGACGATCTGAAGGCCCTGATTGCACTTGAAGCGGAAAACCTGAAGCTGCGCCAGGAACTTGCTGCAAAACTGCGTGCTGAGAACGAAGAACTGCGCAGACGTCTCGGACAGGCTTGA
- a CDS encoding type II toxin-antitoxin system VapC family toxin: MIAVDTSALMAIVLNEPKGEACMTAIEQSDELLISAGTVTEALIVAARRNVGEEVDALISGLGFEIVSVTAASAHRVANAYARWGKGIHPASLNYGDCFSYEVAHEHGCPVLYVGDDFVQTDLRSVL; the protein is encoded by the coding sequence ATGATCGCCGTCGATACATCCGCGCTCATGGCGATCGTGCTCAATGAGCCCAAAGGCGAAGCTTGCATGACGGCAATCGAACAGTCTGATGAGCTATTGATTTCCGCAGGAACAGTTACTGAAGCCCTCATTGTTGCTGCGCGACGTAATGTCGGCGAAGAGGTTGACGCGTTGATTTCCGGGCTCGGCTTCGAAATCGTATCCGTGACAGCCGCTTCCGCACACCGGGTCGCCAACGCTTACGCCAGATGGGGCAAAGGCATTCACCCAGCTTCGCTCAACTATGGTGACTGCTTTTCCTATGAAGTTGCTCACGAGCATGGCTGTCCCGTGCTCTATGTAGGAGACGACTTCGTTCAGACAGACCTACGCTCGGTTCTATAA
- a CDS encoding type II toxin-antitoxin system Phd/YefM family antitoxin: MRVSVSDAKGQLTELVKRAEAGDEVILTRRGHEIARLVAVAAAPGPKGRRALMEKVRATAAAKALPGANAARSQDFLYDDDGMPI, encoded by the coding sequence ATGCGCGTATCTGTCAGTGACGCGAAAGGACAGCTCACCGAACTGGTTAAGCGAGCGGAAGCCGGGGATGAAGTCATTTTGACCCGTCGCGGCCATGAGATCGCACGGCTTGTAGCCGTTGCGGCAGCGCCCGGCCCCAAGGGCCGACGCGCACTGATGGAAAAGGTGAGGGCAACGGCGGCGGCGAAAGCATTACCCGGGGCTAATGCTGCGCGTAGTCAGGACTTTCTTTATGACGACGATGGGATGCCCATATGA
- the repC gene encoding plasmid replication protein RepC has protein sequence MGETQQPARQVGRKQTPQRTEFRRLAQSAEIGTVTRGQLNGLAQSLPCLGLINGIEAHLLVALINTAPAESYDKGGRPIVFKSNAALAFEVGRSEGRVSRMLSRLFDAGVITMQDSGNYKRYPVRNADGSIADACGIDLRVLIARFAELDGMVRQAKAEKNALNANLRRYRGAVRNLRFALASVEDLPARLRAIIEKRFARVLEAVGIASKASSAVLRRATSLIEWIVERVMQLPRRDQSSGRNEKSTCPYAENDMHKQITNPYSLEDSREEMRSAYAEQLGILKTGFASKRAFEKSLGGKSSLVNQPHHPPQTLVALQDLLRAIPALNTYRISRPRTWTDLARLAPQICRMAGISEDARRRAVDQMGEQAAAIAIAITLQKFDERQVKSPGGYLRAMTERAAAGELHLARSVFGLAARHGMEGIQ, from the coding sequence ATGGGGGAAACCCAACAACCCGCGCGGCAGGTTGGCCGCAAACAGACACCACAACGAACCGAGTTTCGGCGGCTGGCTCAGTCCGCGGAAATCGGAACGGTGACACGCGGCCAGCTCAACGGTCTTGCGCAGTCTCTTCCTTGCCTTGGCCTCATCAATGGCATCGAAGCGCACTTGCTTGTGGCCCTGATCAATACTGCTCCAGCCGAGAGCTATGACAAGGGCGGACGACCGATCGTGTTCAAATCCAATGCAGCGCTTGCCTTCGAGGTCGGCCGATCCGAGGGCCGCGTCAGCCGAATGTTGTCTCGGCTGTTTGACGCCGGTGTCATCACCATGCAGGACAGCGGCAACTACAAGCGCTATCCGGTCCGAAATGCGGACGGCAGTATTGCCGATGCTTGCGGTATCGATCTGCGCGTTCTGATTGCCCGCTTTGCGGAGCTTGACGGCATGGTCCGGCAGGCAAAGGCGGAAAAGAACGCACTCAATGCGAACCTGCGTCGCTATCGCGGTGCCGTTCGCAATTTGCGTTTCGCACTCGCCTCCGTCGAGGACCTGCCCGCGCGCCTGCGCGCCATTATCGAGAAGCGTTTTGCGCGCGTTCTCGAAGCAGTAGGCATCGCGAGCAAGGCATCAAGCGCTGTTCTGCGACGCGCAACAAGCTTGATTGAATGGATCGTGGAGCGGGTGATGCAGTTGCCACGCCGTGACCAGTCTTCCGGTAGAAACGAAAAATCGACATGCCCGTATGCCGAAAACGACATGCACAAACAGATTACAAACCCCTATTCCCTTGAAGATAGTAGAGAGGAAATGCGTTCGGCTTATGCCGAACAACTCGGTATCTTAAAGACCGGCTTCGCCAGTAAGAGGGCTTTCGAAAAAAGCCTGGGAGGCAAATCGAGCCTAGTCAATCAACCGCACCACCCGCCACAAACGTTAGTGGCCCTGCAGGATCTGTTACGGGCAATACCGGCGCTGAACACCTATAGAATATCGCGCCCCCGCACCTGGACTGATTTGGCCCGTCTCGCCCCGCAAATCTGCCGCATGGCCGGGATTTCCGAAGATGCACGCCGCCGTGCGGTCGATCAGATGGGGGAACAAGCCGCCGCGATTGCTATCGCAATCACGCTGCAGAAGTTCGACGAGAGGCAAGTGAAGTCGCCGGGCGGCTATTTGCGGGCCATGACAGAGCGCGCCGCTGCCGGCGAATTGCATCTTGCCCGCTCGGTTTTCGGGCTTGCTGCCCGACATGGAATGGAGGGTATACAGTGA
- a CDS encoding thermonuclease family protein: protein MIFRCIFSAAIALPLTVGLAAAEQWSGSVAGTARVIDGDTISIRQQRVRIAAIDACEKEQSGILNGKTWPCGLVARSYLHEMIDGKHVSCRIVDVDRYNRSVGQCFLGNTDVGLAMVRVGQAETMLRYLPRNHGIDIAKYGYSENEARERLLGIWAADVESPHLYRRTHASR from the coding sequence GTGATCTTTCGTTGCATTTTCTCCGCCGCGATAGCCCTGCCGCTGACTGTCGGGCTAGCTGCCGCTGAACAATGGTCGGGTTCCGTTGCCGGAACCGCCCGCGTCATCGATGGCGATACGATCAGCATACGACAACAGCGCGTGCGGATCGCCGCAATCGACGCTTGCGAAAAGGAGCAGAGCGGCATTTTGAACGGCAAGACGTGGCCGTGCGGTTTGGTTGCGCGCAGCTATCTTCACGAAATGATCGATGGCAAGCATGTGTCGTGCCGGATCGTTGACGTCGATCGCTATAACCGTTCCGTCGGTCAGTGCTTTCTCGGGAACACGGATGTCGGCCTTGCAATGGTGCGCGTGGGGCAGGCTGAGACGATGTTGCGCTACTTGCCGCGAAACCACGGCATCGACATTGCCAAATATGGGTATTCCGAGAACGAAGCGCGCGAACGTTTGCTTGGAATATGGGCGGCCGACGTAGAGAGCCCGCATCTATATCGACGGACCCATGCTTCCAGATAA
- a CDS encoding DUF736 family protein: protein MANEITNFIQFDSEDLDTASGKGRISTLTDDIDIEVVPFNSDNPDAPTHRVFAKSPRGFNIEVGGIWRKAKADGEGFKRNLSIRRLNYNANLGRFGGQDDPSLQAVLEWEPRN, encoded by the coding sequence ATGGCCAACGAAATCACCAACTTCATCCAGTTCGATAGCGAAGACCTCGACACCGCATCCGGCAAAGGTCGCATCTCCACCCTGACTGACGACATCGACATCGAGGTCGTGCCCTTCAATTCGGACAATCCGGACGCCCCTACGCATCGCGTTTTCGCCAAGTCCCCGCGTGGCTTCAATATTGAGGTCGGTGGTATCTGGAGAAAGGCTAAGGCCGATGGCGAAGGTTTCAAACGGAACCTCTCGATCCGCCGCCTGAACTACAACGCCAACCTGGGTCGCTTCGGGGGGCAGGACGACCCAAGCCTTCAGGCCGTTCTCGAATGGGAACCGCGTAATTGA
- a CDS encoding antitoxin VbhA family protein yields MNFHAPRPDRSPEAVAKRKKATDQARAANMRQGYVHDPLLEAATAAYVAGDITRDEYRERVVRKPQ; encoded by the coding sequence ATGAACTTTCATGCCCCCCGTCCGGATCGATCTCCAGAAGCTGTTGCCAAGCGCAAAAAGGCTACGGATCAGGCGCGTGCTGCAAACATGCGGCAGGGCTATGTCCACGACCCACTGTTGGAAGCAGCGACGGCGGCCTACGTCGCGGGCGATATCACACGCGACGAATACAGAGAGCGTGTTGTCCGCAAACCGCAATAG
- a CDS encoding Fic/DOC family protein: MAETEPKGSYTYPNTSDDPDRRDVLRNKLGIRSHKELRVEEYRVTAFRMTEIAEGDGPKGAFDAQHLKAIHGHIFQDVYEWAGHTRNESPVVDGQRVEPIGNLSKGGSSFLHGSRIEMGLDEAFRPIRNPEILRGSSVEQFAEIAGKVLAELNYVHPFREGNGRAQEALLTSIGREYGHDVDFTVITKPRMIEASIATTNDPSSPAMKHVFEDAIDSNRQEAIRAAFVDLEMRGENAFEHNVRSARPGEQISGQVLGHDIRVASVVTDHGIVAVDRADLPERLLDDNSEITFTARSDFSRLSRPDQVRNADGPAVERMSPEQKSTASSRLTELSSQKQSERDSDDRER, from the coding sequence ATGGCTGAAACGGAACCCAAAGGCTCCTATACCTATCCAAACACATCTGACGATCCCGATCGCAGGGACGTGCTGCGTAATAAACTTGGAATCCGGTCTCATAAGGAACTGCGCGTCGAAGAATATCGCGTGACAGCATTCCGGATGACTGAAATTGCCGAAGGAGACGGCCCGAAAGGCGCGTTCGACGCCCAACATCTGAAGGCCATTCATGGTCATATTTTCCAAGATGTTTATGAATGGGCCGGTCATACGCGCAATGAAAGCCCTGTTGTCGATGGCCAGAGGGTGGAGCCGATTGGCAATCTGTCGAAAGGTGGGAGCTCATTTCTTCACGGCTCGCGCATCGAGATGGGCTTGGACGAAGCCTTTAGACCGATCAGGAATCCGGAAATATTGCGTGGATCGTCGGTCGAGCAGTTCGCCGAAATTGCCGGTAAAGTTTTGGCAGAGTTGAATTATGTGCACCCCTTCCGAGAAGGAAACGGACGGGCGCAGGAGGCACTGCTAACATCCATCGGACGCGAATATGGTCATGATGTTGACTTCACCGTCATCACCAAGCCGCGCATGATCGAAGCGTCGATCGCGACGACCAACGACCCCTCCAGTCCAGCTATGAAACATGTCTTTGAAGACGCGATCGATTCAAACCGGCAGGAAGCCATAAGAGCTGCTTTCGTCGATCTGGAAATGCGCGGTGAGAATGCTTTCGAGCACAACGTGCGCAGCGCCAGGCCGGGCGAACAGATTTCAGGTCAGGTTCTCGGTCACGATATCCGCGTTGCCAGCGTTGTTACCGACCACGGGATTGTCGCAGTCGATCGCGCCGACCTTCCAGAGCGGTTGCTCGATGACAATAGCGAAATCACATTCACGGCTCGTTCTGACTTCTCCCGCCTGTCGCGTCCGGATCAGGTCAGAAATGCGGATGGTCCCGCCGTCGAACGAATGTCACCAGAGCAGAAAAGCACCGCGTCATCCCGGCTTACAGAACTGTCGTCCCAAAAGCAGTCCGAGCGAGATTCCGACGACCGCGAACGATAA
- a CDS encoding ArdC family protein: MNNVIDTYQRITDLIIEQLEAGTKPWVRPWHGNTRRTSIIPRRSSGEAYRGINVLMLWIASQMNGYEQTTWITYRQAQDLGGQVRKGERGSFVVKFGTFTPKDQDADDDRSIPYLKGYTVFNVEQIENLPTDYYSPAEPMPMAPVPHNETVDTFVRQTGAVIHYGGTKACYRPGPDDILMPDRERFLSDVHLYSSLLHEIGHWSGAKHRLDRDLAGRFGTNAYALEELVAELSAAFLCADLGVAHDPRENTAAYIENWLAVLKADKRAIITAAAKAQAVADYLHEIASG; encoded by the coding sequence ATGAACAACGTCATCGACACCTATCAGCGCATTACCGACCTCATCATCGAGCAGCTGGAAGCCGGCACCAAGCCTTGGGTGCGCCCGTGGCACGGAAATACCCGCCGGACCTCCATCATCCCCCGCCGATCCAGCGGCGAAGCCTATCGCGGCATCAATGTTCTCATGCTCTGGATCGCGTCGCAGATGAACGGCTACGAACAAACCACCTGGATCACCTATCGTCAGGCGCAGGATCTCGGCGGTCAAGTCCGGAAGGGCGAACGTGGATCGTTTGTCGTCAAATTCGGCACCTTTACCCCGAAGGATCAGGACGCCGATGACGACCGTTCTATCCCTTATCTCAAGGGCTACACGGTATTCAACGTAGAGCAGATCGAGAACCTGCCTACCGACTATTACAGCCCAGCCGAACCGATGCCGATGGCGCCCGTGCCTCACAATGAAACCGTCGACACCTTTGTTCGCCAGACCGGAGCCGTCATTCACTACGGCGGCACGAAGGCTTGCTATCGTCCAGGACCTGACGACATTCTCATGCCCGACCGGGAGCGTTTTTTAAGCGATGTCCACCTGTACTCGTCGCTTCTGCACGAAATTGGTCATTGGTCAGGCGCAAAGCATCGTCTTGATCGCGATCTGGCTGGCCGCTTCGGCACAAACGCTTACGCACTCGAAGAACTTGTGGCCGAACTGTCCGCAGCTTTCCTTTGCGCTGACCTAGGCGTGGCCCATGATCCTCGCGAAAACACAGCCGCTTATATCGAAAACTGGCTGGCCGTTCTGAAGGCCGACAAGCGCGCCATTATCACCGCAGCTGCCAAAGCACAGGCGGTTGCCGATTATCTCCATGAGATTGCAAGCGGGTGA
- a CDS encoding helix-turn-helix domain-containing protein: protein MNNESADFATEHSLEKTNDPEIDKPIYRRRGFEGISTFEELDQRLAKYLREARERAGLKQADFAPLMGLSTPVYGRYERAFSKLHVTRMIHICEVLGFMPIDMLFAAAPHLWGENEQEAKDRVELAKLVSDLPHSTTRDLLSLVKKMAELQNQVDASSKSLNLAEK from the coding sequence GTGAATAATGAATCTGCTGATTTCGCAACAGAACATTCATTGGAGAAAACCAATGATCCGGAAATCGATAAGCCCATCTACAGACGTCGCGGCTTTGAGGGTATCAGCACGTTTGAAGAATTAGACCAACGACTTGCAAAATATCTAAGAGAAGCTCGTGAACGGGCTGGCCTTAAACAGGCAGATTTTGCGCCACTTATGGGGCTGTCTACACCGGTATATGGTCGTTACGAACGTGCATTCTCAAAACTGCACGTTACGCGCATGATACACATCTGCGAAGTATTGGGTTTCATGCCAATCGATATGCTCTTCGCAGCAGCACCTCATCTCTGGGGTGAAAACGAGCAAGAAGCCAAAGATCGTGTCGAACTAGCAAAACTTGTCAGCGATCTCCCACATAGTACGACACGCGATCTGCTGTCGTTGGTAAAAAAAATGGCGGAACTTCAGAATCAAGTTGACGCTAGCTCGAAGAGCTTGAACTTGGCTGAGAAATAG
- a CDS encoding ribbon-helix-helix protein, CopG family gives MAKSKVTLSDFPVASRRRPSAEEENGPNAAALPAAENAQMQTTGPSTELETRRARPKSQFVTPEERRANDTQQANQREDSRNRLRELRRNRERESKHFVNVSLDYDTKRRLEKAAHDNGLKMSVILRDAIDQYLTENGY, from the coding sequence ATGGCTAAAAGCAAGGTCACACTGTCAGACTTCCCTGTCGCATCCCGCAGACGCCCATCAGCAGAAGAGGAGAATGGCCCCAATGCTGCTGCGCTCCCAGCGGCGGAAAACGCACAAATGCAAACTACAGGGCCGTCAACGGAACTGGAAACGCGAAGAGCTCGTCCTAAATCACAATTCGTCACGCCAGAAGAAAGAAGGGCGAACGATACCCAACAGGCAAACCAGCGGGAAGATTCCCGAAATCGCTTACGTGAACTTCGTAGAAATCGTGAACGAGAAAGTAAGCATTTTGTAAATGTCTCACTTGATTACGACACCAAAAGGCGACTTGAAAAGGCAGCCCACGACAACGGACTTAAGATGTCGGTTATCCTTAGAGATGCCATCGACCAGTATCTAACAGAAAACGGATACTGA
- a CDS encoding ParA family protein, producing MTARFSAVSGKGGAGKTTTVILTAGEFALQGRRVLLIDADPRQNLAEWWKRCEAKGNLPESISLTTALRQSSIEQVMSSHAEKYDAVIIDAPGVDSVVMDTIIDHSDIVITPIQPAQDEIKAAGEAAETIATRTDHNQRVIPQAVVRTRINIVNRHLEEYRIIRPFVENLSQHGYNTTLLETELIERNCYREIRSGWGTLQMLELTDAICKARTEVNAFVSELDYLRDQNVMETVNG from the coding sequence ATGACAGCTCGATTTTCAGCAGTTAGTGGCAAAGGCGGCGCGGGGAAAACGACCACCGTCATTTTGACAGCAGGTGAATTCGCACTCCAAGGTCGACGAGTCCTTCTCATCGATGCAGATCCCCGCCAGAACCTGGCCGAGTGGTGGAAGCGCTGTGAAGCGAAGGGCAACTTACCTGAATCGATTTCTCTGACGACCGCACTTCGCCAGAGCTCAATCGAACAGGTTATGTCTTCACACGCGGAAAAGTACGACGCCGTGATTATCGATGCTCCCGGCGTCGATAGCGTGGTCATGGATACGATAATAGATCATTCTGATATCGTGATTACGCCCATTCAGCCTGCACAGGATGAAATAAAGGCAGCAGGCGAAGCCGCGGAAACCATTGCCACGCGAACAGATCACAACCAACGTGTAATTCCTCAGGCGGTTGTGCGAACACGCATCAACATCGTTAATCGCCACCTTGAAGAATATCGCATCATCCGTCCATTCGTAGAAAATTTAAGCCAACATGGTTACAATACGACGTTGCTCGAAACTGAGCTAATCGAGCGCAACTGTTACCGCGAGATCCGCAGCGGCTGGGGAACATTGCAAATGTTGGAATTAACGGATGCTATCTGTAAGGCCAGAACCGAAGTCAACGCGTTTGTTTCTGAGCTCGACTATTTAAGGGACCAGAATGTAATGGAGACGGTGAATGGCTAA
- a CDS encoding plasmid mobilization protein, which produces MDDGITDGGAAVKAKPQTIHSRVSADEYDAIDVAAKAADMTMSAFFKAVFLQAAGVKPVFNDEDRALLSLMLEDMRMIGVNLNQVARALNSGKSVSDSEIRMVVGDVQKMQVGVLSELRRVTKRSGYRHRSKE; this is translated from the coding sequence ATGGATGACGGAATTACCGATGGTGGGGCGGCAGTTAAAGCCAAGCCGCAAACCATTCATAGCCGCGTTTCGGCGGACGAATATGATGCAATCGATGTAGCCGCAAAGGCGGCTGACATGACGATGAGTGCATTTTTTAAAGCTGTATTCCTGCAAGCGGCAGGAGTGAAGCCAGTCTTTAATGACGAAGACCGTGCGCTTTTGTCTCTCATGCTAGAAGACATGCGTATGATTGGTGTCAATCTCAATCAGGTAGCCCGAGCTCTGAATAGTGGAAAATCGGTATCTGATAGCGAAATCCGCATGGTGGTCGGGGATGTGCAGAAGATGCAGGTCGGCGTCCTCAGCGAGTTGCGGCGCGTTACGAAGCGATCCGGATACAGGCATCGCAGCAAGGAATAG